One window of the Desulfurobacterium indicum genome contains the following:
- a CDS encoding adenylosuccinate synthase, protein MATLGIVGTQWGDEGKGKIVDILSDKADIIARFQGGNNAGHTVVISGNKYVLHLLPSGILHDEKICVLGNGMVIDLEALINEVEFIKRVGKPVDGRILLSERAHIILPYHKQLDAASEMKKGNGSIGTTLKGIGPAYRDKAGRMGIRIADLKNPETFKRRLVENIKEKSIILKYVYGYEPDLNADEIYTSTMRAFEKLEPFVADTISFLNRAIDEGKNVLFEGAQATLLDIDAGTYPFVTSSNSSALGIASGTGISPKKVQKIAGIAKAYTTRVGSGPFPTELGCQLGELLRARGHEYGSTTGRPRRCGWLDLVAVKYSTIVNDLDSLVITKLDVLDAFEEIKICVGYKLDGKTISNFPSTVEELELVEPIYKTLPGWHTETTQIQEFDKLPENAKKFINFIEEYVGIPVSFVSTGPQRSEIICRTPLW, encoded by the coding sequence ATGGCAACACTTGGAATAGTGGGCACCCAGTGGGGTGACGAAGGTAAAGGAAAAATAGTAGATATCCTTTCGGACAAAGCAGATATAATTGCAAGGTTTCAGGGCGGAAACAACGCCGGGCATACAGTAGTAATAAGCGGAAACAAATACGTTCTCCATCTGCTTCCGTCCGGTATTCTTCACGATGAAAAAATATGTGTTCTCGGAAACGGAATGGTAATCGACCTTGAAGCTCTCATAAATGAAGTGGAATTTATAAAACGTGTCGGAAAACCGGTAGATGGAAGAATTCTTCTATCTGAAAGAGCACATATAATACTTCCCTACCATAAGCAGCTTGATGCAGCCTCAGAAATGAAAAAAGGTAACGGTTCAATAGGCACAACATTAAAAGGTATAGGTCCTGCATACAGAGACAAAGCCGGAAGGATGGGCATAAGAATTGCTGACCTTAAAAACCCCGAAACCTTTAAGAGAAGACTTGTAGAAAATATTAAAGAAAAAAGCATAATTCTTAAATATGTTTATGGTTATGAACCCGACTTGAACGCCGATGAGATATACACATCAACCATGCGTGCCTTTGAAAAACTTGAACCTTTTGTGGCCGATACAATATCCTTTTTAAATAGAGCCATTGACGAAGGAAAAAATGTCCTGTTTGAAGGTGCTCAGGCAACACTTCTTGACATAGATGCCGGAACATATCCATTTGTTACATCTTCAAACTCTTCAGCTTTAGGTATAGCTTCTGGAACAGGTATCAGTCCAAAAAAAGTTCAAAAAATAGCCGGAATTGCAAAAGCTTACACAACGAGAGTGGGAAGCGGCCCTTTTCCTACAGAACTTGGCTGTCAGTTAGGAGAACTATTAAGAGCAAGGGGACACGAATACGGCTCAACAACCGGAAGACCAAGACGCTGCGGCTGGTTGGACCTTGTTGCCGTTAAATATTCAACCATAGTTAACGACCTTGATTCCCTTGTAATCACAAAACTTGACGTTCTCGATGCATTTGAAGAGATAAAAATATGTGTTGGATATAAACTGGATGGAAAAACCATTAGTAACTTTCCGTCAACAGTTGAAGAACTTGAACTTGTAGAACCGATTTACAAAACATTACCGGGATGGCATACGGAAACTACACAGATACAGGAATTTGATAAACTTCCAGAAAACGCTAAAAAGTTTATAAACTTCATTGAAGAATATGTTGGCATTCCTGTATCTTTTGTCTCTACAGGACCTCAGAGAAGTGAAATTATATGCAGAACACCTCTGTGGTAG
- a CDS encoding XRE family transcriptional regulator, producing the protein MEKFDPLKLKKLRKKKNLTQEELAEILGVHPVSYARWESGQREPKAEYVIRLAKILGTSPEYFFKEEKNMEYKTKKIDLPNHPNGNIPYQVLWIEINEDLCNVVKAGDVLLVAKVPLKSLKNGEKILVSRNGKREIRRYFLKENTVFLIPMNDSEEIIILDREKASEMEKHMYLILGKYQPLR; encoded by the coding sequence ATGGAAAAGTTTGATCCTTTAAAACTTAAGAAATTAAGAAAGAAAAAAAATTTAACACAAGAAGAGCTTGCAGAGATTTTAGGAGTTCATCCGGTAAGTTATGCAAGATGGGAATCGGGACAGAGAGAACCTAAAGCCGAATACGTCATAAGGCTAGCAAAAATACTCGGGACATCTCCAGAGTACTTCTTCAAAGAAGAGAAAAATATGGAGTATAAAACAAAAAAAATAGACCTTCCTAATCATCCTAACGGAAATATACCGTATCAAGTGTTATGGATAGAAATAAACGAAGACCTGTGCAATGTTGTAAAAGCCGGTGATGTTCTATTGGTAGCCAAAGTTCCTCTTAAATCTTTAAAAAATGGAGAAAAAATTCTTGTATCAAGAAATGGTAAAAGAGAAATAAGGCGATACTTTTTGAAAGAAAATACTGTATTCTTGATTCCAATGAATGATTCTGAAGAAATAATAATTTTGGACAGAGAGAAAGCTTCAGAAATGGAAAAGCACATGTATTTAATTCTTGGGAAATACCAACCGCTAAGATAA
- a CDS encoding HD-GYP domain-containing protein, whose translation MVALGQTIDISKFLLAISSMNGLSDPAINNHNYRVAFLSYLIGKEISFSNEFLYNLLVSGLLHDIGLLLVHISEDIALLKNPSEKETKKIHLHAEVGYELLKKFPYFSKIAKIVKYHHYSYQEAISSPHIPFSAAIVNLADRIDIFIINNADPEEPYSNISKVLPKLEKFLNRQKGKTFSPKLVDLFLNKISHQEAFWYEILNEECLKETLEYLLKSFDNKLPSEAFYDLSQILAYLIDFKSPFTATHSSGVAQTAVSLASFFKFTSPDLKKIKIAGLLHDIGKVAIPLNILEKQGKLTEEEFNVMKSHVFYSYKIISRLNVDNDIIEWASYHHETLDGTGYPFRLAAKELSLGSRVMAVADIFTALREDRPYKKGLPPERAVSIIEELAQKNKLDKRVVKILKGNLSNISMQVEESQKRAKELYQDLRSIVAMYKEPKNL comes from the coding sequence ATGGTGGCGCTTGGTCAAACTATTGATATATCAAAATTTCTACTAGCAATATCCTCAATGAACGGTCTCTCAGATCCGGCAATAAACAATCACAATTACAGGGTGGCTTTCCTCTCTTATCTTATAGGAAAAGAGATAAGCTTTTCAAATGAATTTCTTTACAATCTTCTAGTCTCCGGACTGCTTCACGATATAGGACTTCTACTCGTTCACATAAGCGAAGATATAGCTCTTTTAAAAAACCCTTCAGAAAAAGAGACAAAGAAAATTCACCTCCATGCGGAAGTAGGATATGAACTTTTAAAAAAATTTCCCTATTTTTCAAAAATAGCTAAAATTGTTAAGTATCATCATTATTCTTATCAAGAAGCAATATCAAGTCCACATATTCCATTTAGCGCAGCTATAGTAAATCTGGCAGACAGAATAGACATCTTTATAATAAACAATGCAGATCCTGAAGAGCCTTATTCAAATATATCCAAAGTATTGCCAAAACTTGAAAAATTCCTTAATAGGCAGAAAGGAAAAACCTTTAGTCCGAAGCTGGTAGATCTGTTTCTCAATAAAATTTCTCACCAGGAAGCCTTCTGGTATGAAATACTAAATGAGGAATGTTTGAAAGAAACACTGGAATACTTATTAAAAAGCTTCGATAACAAGCTTCCGTCAGAAGCCTTTTATGACCTTTCACAAATTCTGGCTTACTTAATTGACTTTAAAAGCCCTTTTACAGCCACTCACTCTTCTGGAGTAGCTCAAACAGCTGTCTCACTTGCCAGTTTCTTTAAATTCACATCTCCAGACTTAAAAAAAATAAAAATAGCAGGACTTTTACACGACATAGGAAAAGTGGCAATACCGCTAAACATACTAGAAAAACAGGGAAAGCTAACGGAAGAAGAATTTAACGTAATGAAATCCCATGTTTTTTATAGCTACAAAATCATATCACGACTGAATGTTGATAACGACATAATAGAATGGGCTTCCTATCACCATGAAACCCTTGATGGAACAGGATACCCTTTTAGACTTGCAGCTAAGGAACTTTCACTCGGATCAAGGGTAATGGCCGTGGCAGATATATTTACAGCCTTAAGAGAAGATAGGCCCTATAAAAAAGGACTTCCCCCGGAAAGAGCCGTCTCTATAATAGAAGAGCTTGCCCAAAAGAACAAGTTAGATAAAAGAGTTGTTAAAATATTGAAAGGAAACCTTAGTAATATAAGTATGCAGGTCGAAGAATCTCAAAAACGGGCGAAAGAACTCTACCAAGATTTAAGAAGCATAGTAGCCATGTATAAAGAACCAAAAAACTTGTAG